In one Yarrowia lipolytica chromosome 1A, complete sequence genomic region, the following are encoded:
- a CDS encoding uncharacterized protein (Compare to YALI0A14630g, weakly similar to wi|NCU07387.1 Neurospora crassa NCU07387.1 hypothetical protein), with amino-acid sequence MASILIDTRAYSVPINGTARQNAPTLTAPGMNSAQFQGVGLVLDTGDMPLVQMLYVPTISDKPQCNPEWYTPTNYTETKMQGPVSFVESAALIPFGTDECNEAFFESITSTSANTILVAASDPNSPASSVSNITQLLPPGLGISIYGVEYSTAQMMSQWVEHVAEVPQSTYYHNGDRGEPTVTRVGLRFMAMQSGSNMPKLWVWVLAIVGSILVAILTLSCILNFVQYKRRRNLRTRLRNGEVDLEQLGFIGVSAPTDVIARLPEKLYHSGDSHYESVARKESVWTDKDLASKKRKTKWLKMAHKKTDESKPEHSLEGYSQSSCPICLDDYEENETVVLELPCRHIFHPDCIRPFLETRSCLCPLCKQSILPKGYLPPGVKITNLTVRRERMIRLGRDAEGGRMDFTLNGFMGAYRRRQERNNPNLRGNGDNGHVGNDVELEDRSTTRSSEGVEPQESVQEAETQPQTIVVMEAPTEGEGSASGSVIVEATDEAGLAPKKKTVEGVREVEAEAEAETEAQQQNREASALAHEIVQRNVQAIDEQIEQDARDERQVGGWRRLFPFF; translated from the exons ATGGCGTCAA TACTCATCGACACCCGAGCATACTCAGTACCTATCAATGGCACCGCTCGTCAAAATGCCCCGACTCTGACAGCTCCAGGCATGAACTCGGCCCAGTTTCAGGGAGTGGGTCTGGTGTTGGACACAGGAGACATGCCCCTTGTCCAGATGCTATACGTGCCCACCATCAGCGACAAGCCCCAGTGCAACCCCGAGTGGTACACGCCAACCAACTACACAGAGACGAAAATGCAGGGTCCTGTCTCCTTTGTGGAGTCGGCTGCTCTGATTCCGTTTGGCACCGACGAATGCAACGAGGCATTTTTCGAGTCCATCACCTCTACGTCGGCAAATACGATTTTGGTGGCTGCCTCGGACCCCAACAGCCCCGCATCCTCCGTTTCCAACATCACCCAGCTGCTGCCACCGGGCCTGGGCATCAGCATTTACGGAGTCGAGTACTCCACGGCCCAAATGATGAGCCAGTGGGTGGAGCACGTTGCCGAGGTGCCGCAGTCGACCTACTACCACAACGGTGATCGGGGCGAGCCGACAGTGACCCGTGTAGGTCTACGATTTATGGCCATGCAGTCGGGCTCCAATATGCCCAAGCTGTGGGTGTGGGTCCTGGCGATCGTCGGTTCTATTCTGGTGGCCATTCTGACGCTGTCATGCATTCTCAACTTTGTGCAGTACAAGCGGCGACGAAACCTGCGAACTAGACTGCGAAACGGCGAGGTTGATCTCGAACAGCTTGGCTTCATTGGCGTTTCTGCTCCAACAGACGTCATTGCTCGTCTGCCTGAAAAGTTGTACCACTCCGGCGACTCGCATTATGAAAGCGTGGCCCGAAAAGAGAGTGTATGGACGGACAAGGATCTGGCGAGCAAAAAGCGAAAGACCAAGTGGCTGAAAATGGCTCACAAAAAGACGGACGAATCGAAACCGGAACATAGTCTGGAGGGCTACTCTCAGTCATCGTGTCCCATCTGTTTGGACGACTACGAGGAGAACGAAACAGTGGTTTTGGAGTTGCCATGCCGGCACATTTTCCACCCCGATTGCATCCGGCCATTTTTGGAGACCAGGTCTTGTCTCTGTCCCTTGTGCAAGCAGTCTATTCTTCCCAAGGGTTATCTCCCTCCGGGTGTCAAGATCACAAATTTGACTGTCCGGCGGGAGCGCATGATTCGTCTAGGGCGAGACGCCGAAGGAGGACGCATGGATTTCACATTGAACGGTTTTATGGGAGCTTATCGAAGACGTCAGGAGCGCAACAACCCCAATCTACGAGGCAACGGAGACAATGGACATGTTGGAAATGAcgtggagttggaggatCGATCTACGACACGTTCTAGCGAGGGTGTTGAGCCCCAGGAATCTGTTCAGGAGGCTGAGACACAGCCACAGACCATAGTCGTGATGGAGGCACCCACGGAGGGAGAAGGTTCTGCGAGCGGGTCAGTGATTGTCGAGGCGACCGACGAAGCAGGACTAGCGCCAAAGAAAAAGACAGTGGAGGGCGTGCGAGAGGTAGAGGCGGAGGCTGAAGCCGAGACGGAGGCTCAGCAACAGAACAGAGAGGCGTCTGCCCTGGCGCACGAAATTGTACAGCGGAACGTGCAGGCCATTGACgagcagattgagcagGATGCGCGGGATGAGCGTCAAGTGGGAGGCTGGCGACGACTGTTTCCTTTCTTTTGA
- a CDS encoding uncharacterized protein (Converted to coding from non-coding YALI0A14674g, similar to Saccharomyces cerevisiae YCT1 (YLL055W), similar to uniprot|P15365 Saccharomyces cerevisiae DAL5 allantoate permease relics), translating into MMLVYAIQYLDKSTKSTAGSSRRPEDGRRRLCAFYIGYLIFEFLSVYILQHFPLVKTVSVFIILWGLVLCLQAASNYPGFIALRAILGMLESAVTLCFVILTSPWCKREEQFLRTSIWLGANELGLMVGSFMAYGQAANPPLTIAGWRLIFIITGVFTVVVSIIGTTEFVGCILFGIIVHYFQSRLFMSLVAQLIGFMATCLLTSGDSNTVNAILLIGDCLGNII; encoded by the exons ATGATGCTTGTGTATGCGATTCAGTACCTAGACAAGAGCACCAAAAGTACAGCTGGGTCTTCGAGAAGACCTGAAGATGGAAGGAGGCGACTTTGCGCCTTTTATATTGGCTATCTGATCTTCGAGTTCTTATCTGTCTATATTCTCCAGCACTTTCCGCTCGTCAaaactgtgtctgtctttATCATTCTTTGGGGTCTTGTCCTGTGTCTACAAGCCGCTTCAAACTACCCTGGATTCATTGCGTTGCGGGCAATCTTGGGCATGTTGGAGTCCGCTGTGACTCTCTGCTTTGTCATTCTCACTTCCCCGTGGTGTAAGCGCGAGGAGCAGTTTCTGAGAACGTCCATCTGGCTAGGAGCTAACGAACTGGGTCTCATGGTGGGGAGTTTCATGGCATATGGACAGGCAGCCAATCCCCCTCTTACAATAGCCGGCTGGAGGCTCATTTTCATCATCACTGGCGTCTTCACCGTCGTTGTCAGCATAATC GGAACCACCGAGTTCGTGGGCTGCATTCTCTTCGGAATCATCGTCCATTACTTCCAAAGTCGACTTTTCATGTCGCTAGTGGCCCAGCTCATTGGGTTTATGGCAACCTGTCTGCTCACCTCGGGGGACTCCAACACCGTCAACGCCATCCTTCTCATAGGAGACTGTCTGGGCAACATCATTTGA
- a CDS encoding uncharacterized protein (Compare to YALI0A14608g, weakly similar to CA4833|IPF1216 Candida albicans IPF1216 unknown function), which translates to MTDDRGPGHIPVDFTEPRGADNFTTPPDSPSDTSSTANRDPQQVDPQPFYTDIVEDDEYNRYNHEEQELHRIQTNATTTSMKSIRRTGTLLGNNIPYNRAFPNRPPGRKRQKLLQYFFRPAWLFDHMDIISFKTVIRSWIGVSLGFMLMMIPAFVRWCGSAPYLLPVVAVIVPAGSQPITVCFIINAIMCLFTCMGYAVMVIAMRINNTWFHNSINAEGMARQMIQEGLCAAPDSNDPNSRATLTACVIDQVYAGKFMTARGSVVYCVLLGAFMFFMLWMKNKSRILIPGYLCGVIAVGALMPLAHMFPYFSPNTIGLTLVKPMGLQFAINVALSILVFPFSSGFQFTQTALSELKILEGLVKFHENFMTSTLPSNEADWLNFSQTEADVQKARQLYPKLEAEAALLPIELTYSRFAFPDYTALKTSVGRVISGMSGLVYFYDNVENIRRSILLVETAGRPIDMSRKLADSTGNDSRKVDSMLKRRKKDTGRFDIDEKKKPAPVGVYEIKTGIKGAKAQYPDSLTMEELDALMIQLREMSLPFVEQVRLALETMIKWLAAANVYRVNSLFFFWQKKGHRQRQTELAAELAERRQAFKEAAHDFLNSKRFELFQSLEDSDEKTSFVTFYFQGALYCTYMKGVAETIDLLFTTLSNMDETESKPSWTIGKGSSKNDKAKSTEAAPAAGENAGRGSSEEESESSETSGIWTGVERELKSYAHGHEEHLCNNDDLEELYAQSIHGAGIDGDRKRNPDAKPPTTRVGKFGVKLNRVIKHLMSPDIIVPLKGAIFTILCALPFYFKSTAPWWRENRLVWAVIMTGLSISENMADNLYGFGSRILYTFYAGVIGMVAWYISTGNGDGNRAGFMVTTCILYFVLMFYREFSVHSTPMPQIVMVVTTVIILGMSWTDGTGVTTPSIGVGFAVAWKRFVTVVIGLSYGFICTLLPRPVTGKKIIRTTLASIIKDTGTLYCRISDFAVGRLAHPHKDVDLNNDPIFKSIVGAQNRIAGSEFLASMVMYEPSLQGQWPSKVYREITTIVSELVELHHHLYIVLRRIEDPRYWFPHLLDLVGWGDQPLMSHYFAVLYMAQGALYDGSPLPQVTPAMLMVEHLDHLEGLFKTSFDAEARHSMGESARSDFEPQPETNQISLERLKSNDGLIFSAAIVLSNCIFDRMDRLMFQVKTLVGEQFVNSEYYRDRTRFKNDRLV; encoded by the coding sequence ATGACCGACGATAGGGGCCCAGGACACATTCCTGTCGACTTCACCGAGCCCCGCGGCGCCGACAACTTCACAACGCCGCCAGATTCGCCCAGCgacacctcctcaaccGCCAATCGAGACCCCCAACAAGTCGACCCGCAGCCCTTCTACACAGACATTGTCGAAGATGACGAGTACAACCGGTACAACCacgaggagcaggagctgcaCCGGATCCAGACCAACGCCACGACCACCAGCATGAAGTCGATACGGCGTACAGGCACTCTGTTGGGCAACAATATTCCGTACAACCGAGCATTTCCCAACCGTCCACCGGGTCGAAAGCGTCAAAAGCTGCTGCAATACTTTTTTCGACCGGCGTGGCTGTTCGACCACATGGACATTATCAGTTTCAAGACGGTGATTCGATCGTGGATCGGAGTGTCGTTGGGGTTCATGCTCATGATGATCCCGGCCTTTGTGCGATGGTGTGGATCAGCCCCCTACCTACTGCCTGTGGTGGCCGTCATTGTGCCCGCCGGCTCGCAGCCCATCACCGTGTGCTTCATCATTAACGCCATCATGTGTCTCTTCACCTGCATGGGCTACGCCGTTATGGTGATTGCAATGCGAATCAACAACACCTGGTTCCACAATAGCATCAATGCCGAAGGCATGGCCCGACAAATGATCCAGGAGGGTCTGTGTGCTGCTCCAGACTCCAACGACCCCAACTCCCGAGCCACCCTCACAGCCTGTGTTATCGACCAGGTCTACGCAGGCAAGTTTATGACTGCCCGAGGCTCTGTGGTCTACTGTGTGCTGCTCGGAGCCTTCATGTTCTTCATGCTGTGGATGAAAAACAAGTCGCGAATTCTCATTCCAGGCTATCTCTGCGGAGTCATTGCTGTGGGCGCCCTCATGCCTCTGGCCCACATGTTCCCCTACTTTTCGCCCAACACCATTGGTCTGACCCTGGTCAAGCCCATGGGACTGCAGTTTGCCATCAATGTGGCTCTGTCCATCCTAGTTTTCCCCTTTTCCTCCGGCTTCCAGTTCACCCAAACAGCCCTTTCCGAACTCAAGATTCTCGAGGGACTTGTCAAGTTCCACGAAAACTTCATGACCTCCACTCTTCCCTCCAATGAAGCCGACTGGCTCAACTTTTCTCAGACCGAGGCCGATGTTCAGAAAGCTCGTCAGCTGTACCCCAAGCTggaagcagaagctgcGCTGCTTCCCATTGAGCTAACTTACTCGCGTTTCGCCTTTCCCGACTACACCGCCCTAAAAACAAGTGTTGGCCGGGTTATTTCCGGCATGTCAGGACTTGTGTACTTTTACGACAACGTTGAGAACATTCGACGGTCAATCTTGCTGGTTGAAACTGCCGGAAGACCCATTGACATGTCTCGAAAGCTGGCTGACTCGACTGGAAACGACTCCAGAAAGGTTGACAGCATGCTCAAGCGTCGAAAGAAGGATACTGGCCGGtttgacattgacgagaagaagaaaccTGCTCCCGTGGGCGTCTACGAGATCAAGACTGGAATCAAGGGTGCCAAGGCCCAATACCCCGATTCTTTGACCATGGAAGAACTTGATGCACTGATGATTCAGCTGCGAGAAATGTCTCTGCCTTTTGTTGAGCAGGTTCGACTTGCTCTGGAGACTATGATCAAGTGGttggctgctgccaacgTCTACAGAGTCAACAGtttgttctttttctggcagaagaagggccaCCGCCAGCGTCAGACCGAACTCGCCGCTGAGCTTGCAGAGCGTCGTCAGGCGTTCAAGGAAGCTGCCCACGACTTCCTCAACTCCAAGCGGTTCGAGCTGTTCCAGTCGCTCGAAGACTCAGATGAGAAGACGTCCTTTGTCACCTTTTACTTCCAGGGTGCGctctactgtacgtacatgAAGGGAGTAGCCGAGACGATCGATCTGCTCTTCACGACGCTCTCCAACATGGACGAGACCGAGTCCAAGCCCTCGTGGACCATTGGAAAGGGCAGCTCAAAGAACGACAAGGCTAAGTCGACTGaggctgctcctgctgctggagagaaTGCCGGTCGAGGATCATCCGAAGAGGAGTCCGAATCATCCGAGACCAGTGGTATTTGGACCGGAGTTGAACGAGAACTCAAGAGTTATGCTCATGGCCATGAGGAGCATCTGTGCAACAACGACGATCTTGAGGAGCTGTACGCTCAGTCCATCCATGGAGCCGGCATTGACGGGGACCGAAAACGAAACCCCGATGCCAAACCTCCTACCACTCGCGTGGGAAAGTTTGGTGTCAAGCTCAACCGTGTCATCAAACATCTCATGTCTCCAGACATTATCGTTCCGCTCAAGGGAGCCATTTTCACTATTCTGTGTGCTCTCCCGTTCTACTTCAAGTCGACGGCTCCCTGGTGGCGTGAGAACAGACTTGTCTGGGCTGTTATCATGACTGGTCTTTCGATTTCCGAAAACATGGCCGACAACCTCTACGGATTTGGCTCGCGTATCCTCTATACCTTTTATGCAGGAGTCATTGGTATGGTTGCCTGGTACATTTCCACTGGTAACGGAGACGGTAACCGGGCCGGATTCATGGtcactacttgtattcTGTACTTTGTGCTCATGTTCTACCGTGAGTTCTCCGTTCACTCGACGCCCATGCCCCAGATTGTCATGGTCGTCACTACCGTCATCATTCTTGGCATGTCTTGGACCGACGGAACTGGTGTCACCACTCCCTCTATCGGTGTGGGCTTTGCTGTTGCGTGGAAGCGGTTCGTCACTGTGGTCATTGGCCTGTCTTACGGCTTCATTTGCACCCTTCTGCCCCGCCCAGTCACCGGCAAGAAGATTATTCGAACCACGCTCGCCAGCATCATCAAGGACACTGGTACACTCTACTGCCGCATTTCCGACTTTGCCGTCGGTCGACTGGCCCACCCCCACAAGGATGTCGATCTCAATAACGACCCCATTTTCAAGTCCATTGTCGGCGCCCAGAACAGAATTGCAGGCTCCGAGTTTCTCGCCAGCATGGTCATGTATGAGCCCTCGCTGCAGGGACAATGGCCCTCCAAGGTGTACCGGGAAATCACCACCATTGTTTCCGAGCTGGTCGAGCTGCACCATCATCTGTACATTGTGCTGCGACGAATCGAAGATCCTCGCTACTGGTTTCCGCATCTTCTGGATTTGGTGGGATGGGGCGACCAGCCACTCATGTCCCACTACTTTGCCGTGCTCTACATGGCCCAGGGAGCTCTCTACGACGGCTCTCCTCTTCCCCAGGTGACTCCCGCCATGCTCATGGTCGAGCACCTAGATCATCTTGAGGGGCTGTTCAAGACCTCCTTTGACGCTGAGGCTAGACATTCCATGGGCGAAAGCGCCCGATCAGACTTTGAGCCACAGCCCGAGACCAACCAGATTTCACTGGAACGTCTCAAGAGCAATGACGGTCTCATTTTCTCAGCTGCCATTGTTCTTTCCAACTGCATCTTCGACCGAATGGACCGGCTCATGTTCCAGGTCAAGACGCTGGTTGGCGAACAGTTTGTCAACTCGGAGTACTACCGCGATCGAACTCGTTTCAAGAACGACAGACTTGTCTAA
- a CDS encoding uncharacterized protein (Compare to YALI0A14564g, no similarity) yields the protein MSTHSPLTMNGSGPCLLNSSTAPRGPHVIDALGTFVGNGSRRSAAPPSPLANATTINAANVNPSNSGLNQPPQVMSLNELLEVHNDPQLDARLPPENPNRPVIRHQREILYGKWNIGPSRADRLAAKIRNKFGPTARKRRKAIREDEKKKALEEQPPKYMLTDFHHQLVQEMRVVIENQEAVLEQLTNLLYQKDAEIEKMHYDMMLVSTPPNGTLASIREEPVRRFGGGCRE from the coding sequence ATGTCCACTCATTCGCCACTTACCATGAATGGCTCTGGACCTTGTTTGCTCAATAGCTCCACGGCTCCCCGTGGTCCCCATGTTATTGATGCTCTCGGCACCTTTGTTGGCAACGGCTCACGGAGATCAGCAGCTCCACCCAGCCCGCTGGCCAatgccaccaccatcaacgCGGCCAACGTCAACCCGTCCAACTCGGGCCTCAACCAGCCGCCGCAGGTCATGTCTCTCAACGAGCTGCTTGAAGTGCACAACGATCCGCAGCTCGACGCGCGACTGCCTCCCGAGAACCCCAACCGGCCCGTGATCCGCCACCAGCGCGAGATTCTGTACGGCAAGTGGAACATTGGCCCGTCACGGGCCGACAGACTGGCAGCCAAGATTCGCAACAAGTTTGGCCCCACGGCACGCAAACGACGCAAGGCCATCAGAGAAgacgagaagaaaaaggccCTTGAAGAACAGCCGCCAAAATACATGCTCACGGACTTCCACCATCAGCTGGTGCAGGAGATGCGAGTAGTGATTGAGAACCAGGAGGCGGTTTTGGAGCAGCTCACGAACCTGTTGTATCAAAAGGACGCCGAAATCGAGAAGATGCATTACGACATGATGTTGGTCTCCACTCCGCCAAATGGGACCCTCGCTAGTATTCGGGAGGAGCCCGTGAGGCGGTTTGGCGGAGGTTGTCGTGAGTAG
- a CDS encoding uncharacterized protein (Compare to YALI0A14586g, similar to Saccharomyces cerevisiae NGG1 (YDR176W); ancestral locus Anc_8.374, weakly similar to uniprot|P32494 Saccharomyces cerevisiae YDR176w NGG1 general transcriptional adaptor or co-activator), protein MASRRSRSHAVSSAEPESKSTSPPPTDALLLRRLQNALTLPNSFLKTNGIDLSEDARVSVNGLVELQNELRQIRQRTRGVLENHKAVIRAIDETVGRRERKGGKSGGKGVGKGKGKGPKQSSSSSSTSSKTAAAASGGSSQTENKDIKMEDVDELPAEKKIEPVKLNIDSDLTTIQTSPPGEGSPKEYEKNPKSEFVDSQTLPLSVLKLYDEKTIPYTGEEALKLKYGVASYPTTDLKDQLAGPIPDQDYTRAKPPNQVQFSTFATAIEPYFRPFSEEDVSVLLQQSIPLGATGAPLYATGKDAEISPYLVPPLGPPYTDAWAAEDAEAGIAAGNAASASRFSPPPKTELAEIEPKGKSEDLVDDALESSDISCGPLASRLLSALLPDPNKKEIKEEPKDDENSATPAAAVSSSPPQSPLINPSWKVATAKGDYLTLEQRLKREFTYVGIMDVNKKKQGKRFSKRDDEMDLMDDLDDDENNEDLEIDWVHGREDDEICQQMRVLQKKLRQVHKTNQARKRILLPIVKEQMAYQEFRQILEDLDKQVDQAYLKRIRNPKSKKKKQQNNNGTAVPQERPGLRVLLDKRNRWIDKIGPVFSSSPHDMKRVPSVSVFKDLEGSDDESDGGEFDDSMFVQ, encoded by the coding sequence ATGGCCAGTCGACGATCAAGATCTCATGCGGTTTCGTCTGCGGAGCCGGAATCCAAGTCCACATCACCGCCGCCCACAGACgcgctgctgctgagacGGCTACAGAACGCGCTGACGTTACCCAACTCGTTTCTCAAAACCAATGGGATCGATCTTTCGGAAGATGCACGTGTTTCTGTGAACGGGCTGGTGGAGCTCCAGAACGAGTTGCGGCAGATTCGACAGAGGACCCGTGGCGTGCTGGAAAACCACAAGGCCGTGATTCGGGCCATCGACGAAACGGTGGGACGCCGGGAGCGAAAGGGAGGCAAGAGCGGAGGTAAGGGTGTCGGAAAGGGCAAGGGAAAAGGACCCAAgcagagcagcagctcgtcgtcaaCCTCGTCgaaaacagcagcagcagcttctggagggTCTTCTCAGACCGAGAATAAGGACATCAAAATGGAAGATGTGGACGAACTACCCGCGGAAAAGAAGATTGAACCGGTCAAACTCAACATTGATAGCGATCTAACCACGATCCAAACCTCTCCCCCCGGAGAGGGCTCCCCCAAGGAGTATGAAAAGAACCCAAAGTCCGAGTTTGTCGACTCCCAGACGCTGCCCCTGTCGGTGCTCAAGCTCTACGACGAAAAAACCATCCCTTACACCGGAgaggaggctctcaagctgAAATATGGAGTCGCCTCTTACCCTACCACGGACCTAAAGGACCAGTTGGCCGGCCCAATCCCGGACCAAGACTACACTCGGGCCAAGCCGCCCAACCAGGTGCAGTTTTCGACCTTTGCGACTGCGATCGAGCCCTACTTTCGACCCTTTTCCGAGGAAGACGTGTCCGTGCTCCTCCAACAGTCCATCCCGCTTGGAGCCACGGGTGCTCCGCTTTACGCCACGGGCAAGGATGCAGAGATCTCACCGTACCTCGTGCCCCCTTTGGGTCCCCCCTACACCGACGCGTGGGCTGCTGAAGACGCCGAGGCAGGTATTGCTGCTGGCAACGCAGCCTCAGCGTCCCGGTTCTCGCCGCCCCCAAAGACGGAGCTCGCGGAGATTGAGCCCAAGGGCAAGAGCGAGGATCTGGTGGACGACGCGCTGGAGAGCTCGGACATTAGTTGCGGCCCTCTGGCGTCGCGTCTGCTGTCTGCGCTGCTCCCGGACCCCAACAAAAAGGaaatcaaggaggagcctaaggacgacgagaacaGCGCGACCCCTGCCGCCGCAGTGTCGTCTTCGCCTCCACAAAGCCCGCTAATCAACCCCAGCTGGAAGGTGGCGACAGCCAAGGGTGACTATCTGACGCTGGAGCAGCGGCTCAAGCGCGAGTTTACGTACGTGGGAATCATGGACGTgaacaaaaagaagcagGGCAAGCGGTTCTCCAAGCGcgacgacgagatggaCCTCATGGACGATcttgacgacgacgagaacaaCGAGGACCTGGAAATCGACTGGGTGCACGGCCGggaggacgacgaaatCTGCCAGCAGATGCGCgtgctgcagaagaagctgcgCCAGGTGCACAAGACCAACCAGGCACGCAAACGTATCCTACTGCCCATCGTCAAGGAGCAGATGGCGTACCAGGAATTCCGGCAGATTCTGGAGGACCTGGACAAGCAGGTGGACCAGGCCTACCTCAAGCGGATCCGCAACCCCAAGtcgaaaaagaagaagcagcagaacaaCAATGGCACCGCTGTACCTCAGGAGCGGCCCGGTCTTCGAGTGCTGCTGGACAAGCGAAACCGGTGGATCGACAAGATTGGGCCTGTGTTTTCGTCATCTCCACACGACATGAAACGAGTGccgtctgtgtctgtgtttaAGGATCTTGAGGGCAGTGATGATGAGAGTGACGGAGGCGAGTTTGACGACTCCATGTTTGTGCAGTAA